Proteins encoded together in one Aeromonas encheleia window:
- a CDS encoding alpha-amylase family glycosyl hydrolase, translating to MKQGKLRYGGLLGAALLLSACGSGGGSSAETQPPIVNPPPAASSRACYGDDQPACNLRIYQVMVESFVDGDGAANYGVGYGPSRHNGDLQGIIASLDHIKSLNVNAIWLTPVFDSCAGQGGDDRLDATGYFACDFFNVDPNFGSNAQLKQLVDAAHQRGLYVFLDGVFGHVNKVGVSKPSPEGRLPALKSGGVGYPGQLVDYGKPESLAYFEEVARHWVEQYGIDGWRLDQAYQLGLDEWRAIRAEVEQASAARKAAGQQWGTLGYMVGEVWKGADEIRTQAYGPSDNPALPSAFDFPLRYGLMQALAVEESGKGGQGASVLDASWNKVENYPDHAMPNLMLGNHDLVRFGDLLERGNFDPADYWLRHKAAFSFLAARSGPITLYYGEEFGDEVPGFAQQVSGDCAAQGLCDDHVARSDGKVPGVTGFVPDGEQAELKQWLAELLALRAAHPALYQGERVKLVAEGSVYGDIKQTAAEQIVYLLNVSSTPQSYSLPVARLRGGSALVDLQSGERLPIGGSSLTVALPPLSGRFLQLQ from the coding sequence ATGAAACAGGGAAAGTTGCGTTATGGCGGTCTGCTCGGGGCCGCCTTGTTATTGTCGGCATGCGGCAGCGGGGGCGGCTCCAGCGCCGAGACCCAGCCGCCGATCGTCAATCCCCCTCCTGCGGCCAGCAGCCGCGCCTGCTATGGGGATGATCAGCCCGCCTGCAACCTGAGGATCTACCAGGTGATGGTGGAGTCATTCGTCGACGGCGATGGCGCCGCCAACTACGGCGTCGGTTACGGTCCCTCCCGGCACAACGGCGATCTGCAGGGCATCATCGCCAGCCTGGATCACATCAAGAGCCTCAACGTCAACGCCATCTGGCTGACCCCGGTGTTCGACTCCTGCGCCGGTCAGGGCGGCGACGACAGGCTGGATGCCACCGGCTACTTCGCCTGCGACTTCTTCAACGTGGATCCAAACTTTGGCAGCAACGCCCAGCTCAAGCAGCTGGTGGATGCGGCGCACCAGCGCGGCCTTTATGTCTTCCTCGACGGGGTGTTCGGCCACGTCAACAAGGTCGGGGTGAGCAAGCCCTCGCCCGAGGGGCGCCTGCCGGCCCTCAAGAGCGGCGGCGTCGGTTATCCGGGCCAGCTGGTGGACTACGGCAAGCCCGAGAGCCTCGCCTACTTCGAGGAGGTGGCGCGTCACTGGGTTGAGCAGTACGGCATCGACGGCTGGCGGCTGGATCAGGCCTACCAGCTCGGGCTGGATGAGTGGCGCGCCATTCGCGCCGAGGTCGAGCAGGCCAGTGCGGCGCGCAAGGCGGCCGGCCAGCAGTGGGGCACGCTCGGCTATATGGTGGGCGAGGTGTGGAAGGGGGCGGACGAGATCCGCACCCAGGCCTATGGCCCGAGCGACAACCCGGCGCTGCCCTCGGCGTTCGACTTCCCGCTGCGCTACGGCCTGATGCAGGCGCTGGCGGTGGAGGAGTCCGGCAAGGGCGGGCAGGGGGCCAGCGTGCTCGACGCCAGCTGGAACAAGGTGGAGAACTACCCGGATCACGCCATGCCGAACCTGATGCTGGGCAACCACGATCTGGTGCGCTTCGGTGATCTGCTGGAGCGCGGCAACTTCGATCCGGCGGACTACTGGCTGCGTCACAAGGCGGCCTTCAGCTTCCTTGCGGCCCGCTCCGGTCCCATCACCCTCTATTACGGTGAGGAGTTCGGCGACGAGGTGCCGGGCTTTGCCCAGCAGGTGAGCGGCGACTGTGCGGCCCAGGGGTTGTGCGACGATCACGTGGCCCGCAGCGACGGCAAGGTGCCGGGTGTCACCGGCTTCGTGCCGGACGGTGAGCAGGCCGAGCTCAAGCAGTGGCTCGCCGAGCTGCTGGCCCTGCGCGCCGCGCATCCCGCCCTCTATCAGGGGGAGCGGGTCAAGCTGGTGGCCGAGGGCAGCGTCTACGGCGACATCAAGCAGACGGCGGCGGAGCAGATCGTCTACCTGCTCAACGTCTCCAGCACCCCCCAGAGCTACAGCCTGCCGGTGGCCAGGCTGCGCGGCGGCAGCGCCCTGGTGGATCTGCAGAGCGGCGAGCGCCTCCCCATCGGTGGCAGCAGCCTGACGGTGGCGCTGCCCCCCTTGAGCGGCCGCTTCTTGCAACTGCAGTAG
- a CDS encoding competence/damage-inducible protein A, giving the protein MRIEIISTGDEIVTGLVLDTNAAWLSALLLEQGWQVRRRSTVGDNLADLKAVLQESAGRAEVVLVCGGLGPTADDLTAQAAAEAFGQPLTLFPDWLATITARYASRGRPMPASNAKQAWLPRECEILDNPVGTACGFLVHHSAGHGQSRLFFTPGVPFEFKQMVREQILPRLKQLAGAQADTELRRFYSFGISESALSDKLDATPWPSGIELGYRSSMPLIELKLIGHGASAADMAAAEARLLGETQPWLVGRGDRGPASQILALLGDSPLTLFEGESRGALLALCHEHSQLKAHFSGELASELGQLTGIDKGLSLTIGMAGANGVPLLLCADGQQIGQTVKLSHPDPEGGRKILAFAALDMLRRHLLGVPVIADYLTLPRTAQRAD; this is encoded by the coding sequence ATGCGTATCGAGATCATCAGCACGGGAGACGAGATAGTCACGGGCCTGGTGTTGGACACCAATGCCGCCTGGCTCAGCGCCCTGTTGCTGGAGCAGGGCTGGCAGGTGCGCCGCCGTTCCACAGTGGGGGACAACCTCGCGGATCTGAAAGCCGTGCTGCAGGAGAGCGCCGGGCGCGCCGAGGTGGTGCTGGTGTGCGGCGGCCTGGGCCCCACCGCGGACGATCTCACCGCCCAGGCGGCGGCCGAGGCCTTTGGCCAGCCGCTGACCCTGTTCCCCGACTGGCTCGCCACCATCACCGCGCGCTACGCCAGCCGGGGCCGTCCCATGCCGGCGAGCAACGCCAAGCAGGCCTGGCTGCCCCGGGAGTGCGAGATCCTCGACAACCCGGTCGGCACCGCCTGCGGCTTCCTGGTCCATCATTCGGCCGGGCACGGCCAGAGCCGGCTCTTCTTCACCCCGGGCGTGCCGTTCGAGTTCAAGCAGATGGTGCGCGAGCAGATCCTGCCGCGCCTCAAACAGCTGGCCGGGGCGCAGGCCGACACCGAGCTGCGCCGCTTCTACAGCTTCGGCATCTCGGAATCGGCGCTCAGCGACAAGCTGGACGCCACCCCCTGGCCGAGCGGCATCGAGCTCGGCTATCGCTCCTCTATGCCGCTCATCGAGCTGAAACTCATCGGTCATGGCGCCTCGGCGGCGGACATGGCGGCCGCCGAGGCGCGCCTGCTCGGCGAGACTCAGCCCTGGCTGGTGGGGCGCGGCGACCGGGGGCCAGCCAGCCAGATCCTGGCCCTGCTGGGGGACAGCCCACTAACCCTGTTCGAGGGGGAGAGCCGGGGTGCCCTGCTCGCCCTCTGCCATGAGCATTCACAGCTTAAGGCCCATTTCAGCGGCGAGCTCGCCAGCGAACTCGGCCAGTTGACGGGGATCGACAAGGGGCTGAGCCTGACCATAGGCATGGCGGGTGCGAATGGCGTGCCGCTGCTGCTGTGCGCCGATGGGCAACAGATCGGCCAGACGGTGAAGCTTAGCCACCCGGATCCCGAAGGCGGCCGCAAGATCCTCGCCTTCGCCGCCCTCGACATGCTGCGCCGCCACCTGCTGGGTGTGCCGGTGATCGCCGACTACCTCACCCTGCCGAGAACGGCGCAGCGGGCCGACTAA
- a CDS encoding LTA synthase family protein: MTKIRHWLGPFWPIAIFSAIALIALSASRIALGLWQQERVDAVAGWSQLLLQGLRVDFATLCWLWGVPAVFTLLLAGPHALGRAWLQLIRVWLTLGLWLMLFLEISTPSFVTEYGVRPNRLYIEYLIYPKEVLAMLWAGRKGELLLALVFSLLTLGGGWWLSGRLMRHLSFPRWYLRPAFALLILAIGFLGARSSLGHRALNPAMVAFASDPLINALTVNSSYSLFFAIKQMGNEESAGEFYGELPRERILELVRRESGRPDQDYSSETLPSQTANEASYAGKPKNLVILLQESLGAQFVGSLGGLPLTPNLDALSQQGWAFEQLYATGTRSVRGIEAVLTGFTPTPAQAVVKLGKSQTNFFTIADLLKQRGYSTSFIYGGESHFDNMRSFFLGNGFTTIIEQKDFENPVFEGSWGASDEDLMAKADETFRALSKQGKPFFSLVFSSSNHDPFEFPDDRIALFEQPKQTRNNAAKYADHAVGEFFKQARQSDYWQDTLFLVIADHDSRVSGADLVPIPRFHIPGVIVGEGIKPRQDSRVVSQIDMAPTLLSLMGISADYPMLGKDLTRMPDDWPGRAIMQYDKNFALMRGKDVVILQPERPAEGYRYDAASQRLQPAPQPDELKEAALGLVLWGNLAYQQGLYQTAPDSRLVLN; the protein is encoded by the coding sequence ATGACAAAAATAAGACATTGGCTGGGTCCATTTTGGCCCATCGCCATTTTTTCGGCGATCGCGCTCATCGCCCTCTCCGCCAGCCGGATAGCCCTCGGACTCTGGCAACAGGAGCGGGTCGATGCCGTCGCCGGCTGGTCACAGCTGCTGCTGCAAGGGCTGCGAGTCGACTTTGCCACCCTCTGCTGGCTGTGGGGCGTCCCCGCCGTCTTCACCCTGCTGCTGGCCGGCCCCCATGCCCTGGGCCGCGCCTGGCTGCAGCTTATCCGGGTCTGGCTGACGCTGGGACTCTGGCTGATGCTGTTCCTGGAGATCTCCACCCCCTCCTTCGTCACCGAGTACGGGGTGCGCCCCAACCGCCTCTATATCGAATACCTCATCTACCCGAAGGAGGTGCTCGCCATGCTGTGGGCGGGCCGCAAGGGTGAGCTGCTGCTGGCTCTGGTGTTCAGCCTGCTGACCCTGGGGGGAGGCTGGTGGCTGAGCGGACGCCTGATGCGGCACCTTAGCTTCCCGCGCTGGTACCTGCGCCCGGCCTTCGCCCTGCTGATCCTGGCCATCGGCTTCCTCGGCGCCCGCTCCAGCCTGGGCCACAGGGCCCTCAACCCCGCCATGGTGGCGTTTGCCAGCGATCCCCTGATCAACGCCCTGACCGTCAACTCCTCCTACTCCCTGTTCTTCGCCATCAAGCAGATGGGCAACGAGGAGAGCGCCGGCGAATTCTATGGGGAGCTGCCCAGGGAGCGGATCCTGGAGCTGGTGCGCCGGGAGAGCGGCCGCCCCGACCAGGATTACAGCTCCGAGACCCTGCCCAGCCAGACCGCCAACGAGGCCAGCTATGCCGGCAAGCCGAAGAACCTGGTGATCCTGCTGCAGGAGAGCCTCGGTGCCCAGTTCGTCGGCTCCCTCGGCGGCCTGCCGCTCACCCCCAACCTAGATGCGCTGTCACAACAGGGCTGGGCCTTCGAGCAGCTCTATGCTACCGGCACCCGCTCGGTGCGCGGCATCGAGGCCGTGCTCACCGGCTTTACGCCGACCCCGGCCCAGGCCGTGGTCAAGCTCGGCAAGAGCCAGACCAACTTCTTCACCATCGCGGATCTGCTCAAGCAACGGGGCTACAGCACCAGCTTCATCTACGGCGGCGAGAGCCACTTCGACAACATGCGCAGCTTCTTCCTCGGCAATGGCTTCACCACCATCATCGAGCAGAAGGACTTCGAGAATCCGGTATTCGAAGGCTCCTGGGGCGCCTCGGACGAGGATCTGATGGCCAAGGCCGACGAGACGTTCCGGGCCCTGAGCAAGCAGGGCAAGCCCTTCTTCAGCCTGGTGTTCAGCTCGAGCAACCACGATCCGTTCGAGTTTCCCGACGATCGCATCGCGCTCTTTGAGCAACCCAAGCAGACCCGCAACAACGCCGCCAAGTACGCGGACCATGCCGTCGGCGAGTTCTTCAAGCAGGCCCGCCAATCGGACTACTGGCAAGACACCCTGTTCCTGGTCATCGCCGATCACGACAGCCGGGTCAGCGGCGCCGATCTGGTGCCCATCCCCCGCTTCCACATTCCCGGGGTCATCGTCGGCGAGGGGATAAAGCCTCGCCAGGACTCGCGGGTCGTGAGCCAGATAGACATGGCGCCGACCCTGCTCTCCCTGATGGGGATAAGCGCCGACTATCCCATGCTGGGCAAGGATCTGACCCGCATGCCGGACGACTGGCCGGGGCGAGCCATCATGCAGTACGACAAGAACTTCGCCCTGATGCGGGGCAAGGACGTGGTGATACTGCAGCCGGAGCGGCCGGCCGAGGGCTATCGGTATGATGCCGCCAGTCAGCGCCTGCAACCGGCGCCCCAGCCCGATGAGCTCAAGGAGGCGGCGCTGGGCCTGGTGCTCTGGGGCAACCTGGCCTATCAGCAGGGACTCTACCAGACGGCGCCGGACAGCCGCCTGGTGCTCAACTGA
- a CDS encoding CG2 omega domain protein translates to MKHAALLLALLVGTPAWAGLQINSNDVRINVDGDEADEWKEKHSDDCSSIAVGDVKVSSEGCDGKGKNKENSSVHGDNNPGKGHNKAKNK, encoded by the coding sequence ATGAAACACGCAGCCTTGTTGCTGGCCCTGCTGGTAGGCACCCCCGCCTGGGCCGGCTTGCAGATCAACTCCAACGACGTGCGCATCAATGTGGACGGCGATGAAGCCGACGAGTGGAAAGAGAAGCACAGTGATGACTGCTCGAGCATCGCGGTCGGCGACGTCAAGGTGAGTAGCGAGGGCTGTGACGGCAAGGGCAAGAACAAGGAAAACAGCAGCGTGCACGGGGACAATAACCCCGGCAAGGGCCACAACAAGGCCAAGAACAAGTGA
- a CDS encoding phosphatase domain-containing putative toxin, with product MHPSHPFWSLEVPRLDGQLLLTPCPGTQQVPPAQVLDQLQLAGAHGVISLMTEAELASVGLERLGPQLDARGMSWFHLPIEDDEAPDAAFEQAWQQALPRLIALLRDGKQLAIHCKGGSGRTGLVAAALLMTLGQSQQEAMAAIRAKRPRAFTLACHRHWLDALAHRLAG from the coding sequence ATGCATCCCTCCCACCCCTTCTGGAGCCTGGAGGTGCCACGCCTCGATGGCCAGCTCCTGCTGACCCCCTGCCCCGGCACCCAGCAGGTCCCCCCGGCGCAGGTCCTGGACCAGTTGCAACTGGCCGGGGCCCATGGGGTCATCAGCCTGATGACGGAGGCCGAGCTGGCCAGCGTCGGGCTGGAGCGGCTCGGCCCGCAGCTCGACGCCAGGGGCATGAGCTGGTTCCACCTGCCCATCGAGGACGACGAGGCCCCCGATGCCGCCTTCGAGCAAGCCTGGCAGCAGGCGCTGCCCCGGCTGATCGCCCTGCTGCGCGACGGTAAGCAGCTGGCCATCCACTGCAAGGGGGGCAGCGGGCGCACCGGGCTGGTGGCCGCCGCCCTGCTGATGACGCTGGGTCAGTCGCAGCAGGAGGCCATGGCCGCCATCCGGGCCAAGCGGCCCCGCGCCTTCACCCTGGCCTGCCATCGCCACTGGCTCGACGCCCTGGCGCACCGGCTGGCCGGCTGA
- a CDS encoding DUF2442 domain-containing protein, producing the protein MPVFLDVEYLREWCLFVVLSDGTTGVLDLTPWREQPLFASIPSARHCARVFINRRHQLEWPGGCVLAAQEVYHLIQPVDERNLH; encoded by the coding sequence ATGCCGGTCTTTCTCGATGTCGAGTATCTGCGGGAGTGGTGCCTGTTCGTGGTGCTCTCGGACGGCACCACTGGGGTGCTGGACCTGACTCCCTGGCGCGAGCAACCGCTGTTTGCCAGTATCCCCTCGGCGCGCCACTGCGCCCGGGTCTTCATCAATCGCCGCCATCAGCTGGAGTGGCCGGGGGGTTGCGTGCTGGCCGCCCAGGAGGTCTATCACCTGATCCAGCCCGTCGACGAGCGCAACCTGCACTGA
- a CDS encoding ABC transporter permease, translating to MDGLRRLWAITQKELRQLARDRLTFGMVVMIPLLQLLLFGYAINTDVRHIPAGLVDMSQSVPGRLLVEAVKASQVVSIEQRYVGLQEAEAALTRGEVRAVLVLPPDLSRRLSAGESAGQWLVDGSDTMIAGALLGLRTMPLSDLKPDLVPLPPTFETVLYFNPSRRSAVNIVPGLLGVILTMTMIMFTSAAIVRERERGNLELLITTPVSSMELMIGKILPYIGVGLIQVVIILGLGHFIFAVPINGALSQVLLATLLFIAASLTLGLLISTLAQTQLQAMQMTVFILLPSILLSGFMFPYEGMPVPAQWLAELLPATHFMRLIRGVVLRGGELSDLLPDVFWLLGFTLLMLTLAARRFKKSLD from the coding sequence ATGGACGGTCTGAGGCGGTTATGGGCAATTACCCAGAAGGAGCTGAGGCAGCTGGCGCGGGACCGGCTGACGTTCGGCATGGTGGTGATGATACCGCTGCTCCAGCTGCTGCTGTTCGGCTACGCCATCAACACGGACGTGCGCCACATCCCGGCCGGGCTGGTGGACATGAGCCAGAGCGTGCCGGGTCGGCTGTTGGTGGAGGCGGTGAAGGCCAGTCAGGTGGTGAGCATCGAGCAGCGCTACGTGGGGCTGCAGGAGGCCGAAGCGGCGCTGACCCGGGGCGAGGTGCGGGCCGTGCTGGTGCTGCCTCCCGACTTGAGCCGCCGGCTCAGCGCCGGTGAGAGTGCGGGCCAGTGGCTGGTGGACGGCTCTGACACCATGATCGCGGGGGCCCTGCTCGGCCTGCGCACCATGCCGCTCTCCGATCTCAAGCCGGATCTGGTGCCCCTGCCGCCCACCTTCGAGACCGTGCTCTACTTCAACCCGTCCCGCCGCTCGGCGGTCAACATAGTGCCCGGTCTGCTCGGGGTGATCCTGACCATGACCATGATCATGTTCACCTCGGCGGCCATAGTGCGGGAGCGGGAGCGGGGCAATCTGGAGCTGCTCATCACCACCCCGGTCAGTTCGATGGAGCTGATGATCGGCAAGATCCTGCCCTACATAGGGGTGGGCCTGATCCAGGTGGTCATCATTCTCGGCCTGGGTCACTTCATCTTCGCGGTGCCCATCAACGGCGCCCTGAGCCAGGTGCTGCTGGCGACCCTGCTGTTTATCGCCGCCAGCCTGACCCTGGGGCTGCTCATCTCCACCCTGGCCCAGACCCAGTTGCAGGCGATGCAGATGACGGTGTTCATCCTGTTGCCCTCCATCCTGCTGTCGGGCTTCATGTTCCCCTACGAGGGGATGCCGGTGCCGGCCCAGTGGCTCGCCGAGCTGCTGCCCGCCACCCACTTCATGCGGTTGATCCGGGGGGTGGTGTTGCGGGGGGGCGAGCTGTCCGATCTGCTGCCGGATGTGTTCTGGCTGCTCGGCTTCACCCTGCTGATGCTGACCCTGGCCGCCCGCCGCTTCAAGAAGAGCCTGGATTGA
- a CDS encoding metal-dependent hydrolase — translation MTAQGHLLFSVTCALLAHKLPLTPALAEASLWQIVPAALASALLPDLDHPNSLLGRRLPWISGPLSRLFGHRGFTHSLLAVGMAVWGLAQFQAPGLLPVGVKDALIIGYLSHLLGDWLTPAGIPLFWPMRQRFRLPYLSLRCGGGVETAFCVLTLALAGFWTQGGMALNAF, via the coding sequence ATGACCGCCCAAGGCCATCTGCTGTTTTCCGTTACCTGCGCCCTGCTTGCCCACAAGTTACCGCTCACCCCGGCACTGGCCGAGGCCAGCCTCTGGCAGATAGTGCCCGCGGCGCTGGCCAGCGCCCTGCTGCCCGATCTGGATCATCCCAACTCCCTGCTCGGCCGGCGCCTGCCCTGGATCTCGGGGCCGCTCTCCCGCCTGTTCGGCCATCGCGGCTTCACCCACAGCCTGCTGGCGGTCGGCATGGCTGTCTGGGGGCTGGCGCAGTTTCAGGCGCCCGGCCTGCTGCCGGTGGGGGTGAAGGATGCGCTGATCATCGGCTATCTGAGCCACCTGCTCGGGGACTGGCTCACCCCGGCCGGCATCCCGCTGTTCTGGCCGATGCGTCAGCGCTTTAGGCTGCCCTACCTGTCGCTCAGGTGCGGGGGCGGGGTGGAGACGGCCTTCTGCGTCCTGACCCTGGCGCTCGCCGGGTTCTGGACCCAGGGCGGCATGGCGCTCAACGCCTTCTAG
- a CDS encoding Lrp/AsnC family transcriptional regulator, translated as MRNLDQLDLDILAHLFRDAGMTNKDLAALVGVAPSTCLERVRKLQQDGVLKGAHCEVDYQALGGHIQAMVSLQLARHSRQIIDAFRDAILALPEVISLFHMGGKDDFLVHLCVADTEHLRNFVFDHFTSREEVVHLETSLVFEHRFSRSLPCFTHP; from the coding sequence ATGAGAAACCTGGATCAACTGGATTTGGACATCCTGGCCCATCTGTTTCGCGATGCGGGCATGACCAACAAGGACCTGGCTGCCCTGGTCGGGGTGGCACCGTCCACCTGCCTGGAGCGGGTGCGCAAGCTGCAGCAGGATGGGGTGCTCAAGGGGGCCCACTGCGAGGTGGATTATCAGGCGCTGGGTGGCCACATTCAGGCCATGGTCTCCCTGCAGCTGGCGCGCCACAGCCGTCAGATCATCGATGCGTTCCGCGATGCCATACTGGCGTTGCCCGAGGTGATCAGCCTGTTTCACATGGGTGGCAAGGACGATTTCCTGGTGCATCTCTGCGTCGCGGACACCGAGCACCTGCGCAACTTCGTGTTCGATCACTTCACCTCGCGGGAGGAGGTGGTGCACCTCGAGACCTCCCTGGTGTTCGAGCACAGATTCAGCCGCTCACTGCCCTGCTTCACCCACCCCTGA
- the metA gene encoding homoserine O-acetyltransferase MetA yields the protein MPIKIPDQLPAAEVLGQENIFVMTESRAVTQNIRPLRVLILNLMPKKIETEIQLMRMLSNSPLQVDVDLLRIDDRESKNTPQAHLENFYHDFEQVRGNNYDGMIITGAPLGLVEFEEVVYWPRIVEIIEWSHQHVTSTLFLCWAVQAALKALYGMEKQTHGEKLSGVYRHHRLDEHEPLLRGFDDEFVAPHSRYAAFDGDLIRAHTDLQIFAESEEAGVYLAATKDCRQVFVTGHPEYDALTLDGEYQRDLAAGLTPVIPVNYYPDNDPGQTPRASWRSHGHLLFSNWLNYYVYQLTSYRLEDIGKVFTYQQPKA from the coding sequence ATGCCGATCAAGATCCCGGACCAGTTGCCCGCCGCCGAAGTGCTGGGGCAGGAGAACATCTTCGTGATGACGGAATCCCGGGCCGTCACCCAGAACATCCGTCCGCTGCGGGTGCTCATCCTCAACCTGATGCCCAAGAAGATAGAGACCGAGATCCAGCTGATGCGGATGCTCTCCAACTCGCCGTTGCAGGTGGATGTGGATCTGCTGCGCATCGACGATCGGGAGTCGAAGAACACGCCCCAGGCGCACCTCGAGAACTTCTATCACGACTTCGAGCAGGTGCGTGGCAACAACTACGACGGCATGATCATCACGGGGGCGCCACTCGGGCTGGTGGAGTTCGAGGAGGTGGTCTACTGGCCGCGCATCGTCGAGATCATCGAGTGGTCTCATCAGCACGTGACCTCGACCCTGTTCCTGTGCTGGGCGGTGCAGGCGGCGCTCAAGGCGCTGTACGGCATGGAGAAACAGACCCACGGCGAGAAGCTGTCCGGGGTCTATCGCCACCACCGCCTCGACGAGCACGAGCCGCTGCTGCGCGGTTTCGATGACGAGTTCGTCGCGCCGCACTCCCGCTATGCCGCCTTCGACGGGGATCTCATCCGCGCCCACACCGATCTGCAGATCTTCGCCGAGTCAGAGGAGGCGGGGGTCTATCTGGCGGCGACCAAGGATTGCCGCCAGGTGTTCGTCACCGGTCATCCTGAATACGATGCCCTGACCCTGGATGGCGAATATCAGCGGGATCTGGCGGCCGGGCTCACCCCCGTCATCCCGGTCAACTACTACCCGGACAACGATCCCGGCCAGACCCCGCGCGCCAGCTGGCGCAGCCACGGCCACCTGCTGTTCTCCAACTGGCTCAACTACTACGTCTACCAGCTCACCAGCTACCGGCTGGAGGACATCGGCAAGGTGTTCACCTACCAGCAACCCAAGGCATAG
- a CDS encoding MgtC/SapB family protein, whose protein sequence is MMTTQWWDIAPLGWDNILACLVCGGLVGLERQLHGKPVGIRTSSLIVVGTYCFLAIGAAVRPLPADQARVLGQLITGIGFLGAGVMMTRDGQVLGVTSAATIWMLAALGALIGMGMLRQALLLTGVTLGILVGVHYLETSFKSLRRGVHNRLEHWRSGNDRRVPTSSHQEELGSGIEK, encoded by the coding sequence ATGATGACAACGCAGTGGTGGGACATAGCGCCCCTTGGCTGGGACAACATCCTGGCCTGTCTGGTGTGTGGCGGCCTGGTCGGGCTGGAGCGGCAGTTGCACGGCAAGCCGGTCGGCATTCGCACCTCCTCCCTCATCGTGGTCGGCACCTACTGCTTCCTCGCCATCGGCGCCGCCGTCCGCCCGCTGCCCGCGGATCAGGCACGGGTGCTTGGCCAGCTCATCACCGGCATCGGCTTCCTCGGCGCCGGGGTCATGATGACCCGGGATGGTCAGGTGCTGGGGGTGACCTCGGCGGCCACCATCTGGATGCTGGCCGCCCTCGGCGCCCTCATCGGCATGGGAATGCTGCGCCAGGCGCTGCTGCTCACCGGTGTGACTCTGGGGATCCTGGTGGGGGTCCACTATCTGGAGACCAGCTTCAAGAGCCTGCGCCGTGGCGTGCACAACCGGCTCGAGCACTGGCGCAGCGGCAATGATCGCAGGGTCCCGACCAGCTCCCATCAGGAGGAGCTGGGCAGCGGCATCGAGAAGTGA